The Kogia breviceps isolate mKogBre1 chromosome 19, mKogBre1 haplotype 1, whole genome shotgun sequence genome contains the following window.
ATAAAAGGAGAGGTAGAGTGCATGACGTTCTCTAATAAGTCCCTCTTGATTGTGCTGGGCCCCTAACGTCAGGCACGGGGCCTGGTGCATATCGCGTGGAAGTGGACGGGCTTAAGCGCCCTTCGCGTGACTAAGCTGGATACCCGAAGGTGGGCTGCAGAGTTCCGTTTGGCTGACTCTGCAATTCTAGAGAGAGCTCAGTGGGCGATGCAGTTGCCTCTGGGCCATGAGGATGCCAAGTGCCATTGCTGTGGAGGCTGCACGGTGTGCACTGGTCGGCACTGGCCCCTTGAGCACTTCCATTTCCCTGCAGGGTTGCTCGGGGTTACCCTTGTCAATAGCCCTAGTTAGACTTTTCCTTCCGGTGGTCCCTTAACCTCCATTACttatttcccttttccctcttttcctctgcAGAGGCTTCGGGGAGAGCTTGGCGACTTCTTTGTTGGCTGCATCTTCACGGCAGAACTGAGTACTCCGTTTGTGTCGCTGGGCAGAGTTCTGATTCAGGCACGTATGACAGGAGGGGGCAGGGTGCCGAGGGAACGGACTCTGCTCCTCCTTGGTAGCTCAGGAGGGTTTGGAGAAACTTCTTTAGTGCTACCAACAGTGGGGGTAGGAGACCTTTGAACCAGACGTAAAGGTCAGTTGGTCTTTCGAGCCAGTGGGACTGAAAAATTGTACATTTGATTCAAATTTGATCCAGttctgcatatatatttttcctggtCACAGACTTTCTCTAAGCCACCGTTGCCGTGCTCCTGTCAGCTGGGTGGCTTAGATCAAGTTTCACGTCACTGTTGGAAACAACACGAGGCTCTGTGCATATACAAACACGGCAGCGCTCAGTCATCTTTTCTACCAGTGTCGCAAAAGGAGACGCTCGGCCTGTCCGTTGTGGGACGCAGGCTGGTCCTTCCCTGAAAGTGACCCTGCGTTCCCCTTCCCTCTTTCGCAGCTAAAGCAGCAGCACACCCTGCTGTACAAGGTGAACGGAATCCTCACGCTGACCACCTTCTTCTTATGTCGGatcctccttttccccttcatGTACTGGTCCTACGGGCAGCAGCAGGGGCTGAGCCTGCTCCAAGTGCCGTTCCACATTCCTTTCTACTGCAGCGTGGCCAACGCCTTCCTCATCGCTCCCCAGATCTACTGGTTCTCTCTGCTGTGCAAGAAGGCAGTCCGGCTCTTTGATGCGCCCCCAGCCAAAAAGGACGGCTGACCGCTCCACGAGTCCGGCAGCGAGGCCGCCTCCTCCACTCGGTATTCCTGGGCCCGACTGCAGACTGCGCCCTGCGTGGCTGCAGCCTTTCGGGTGCTGACAAGCAGGGGGCTTCGAGTGTCTCTAAAGAGTGTTTTCCCATCACCTCCCGCTTCTAACCTGCCCCGTTTGCAAAAGCACTTTTTTCTTAGTAACAACTATTGGATCCCGTCAGACCTCCACTGGCAGCGAGGTGGTTTTAATGCAGAGCCCAAGGATCCTTCCCTGGGTCTTATCTCAAGGGCTCTGGAGGTAGAAGCACGGGGTGTGCAGATAGGTGGACCAAGGTGATAAGGAGCTGGGCACCTGCCTGGTCCTCGTGTTGGTGGCTCCCCACCTTTCCAGCCACTCAGGGAGTATCCACACATACTGGGCCAGCAGAAGCAAGTGATGAGTTGGTTCTTTGCTTGTGATGTTGGCCTGGGCAAGTCGTTGTGGGGTAGGTAGTTTTTTTTACCGTTTACTAGATAACCCGTTGGTCCTTTGCCTCATCCTTTCATCCATGTGCCAACATTGAATCCTCCTGTCTACCGACTTCTGATCAGAAGTCTCACTGGCGGGGTGGGGTAGGTGGCAGGGATGGGAACCGGAAGCACCTGAGTAGGTAGGAAGGCCAATAGGTCAGCACCTCTGCAGGCTGACTTGGTTAGACCAGTGTCAAACTTGTGAGCTTGCTGTCAACAGTCACAGATACTATTCCCTTCTTAGCGTGTCCCTCAAGCCCAGCTTTCCACATATCCACACACACAGGATGCTCTTATTAAAAACTATAGGGGTAAAGTGAAACGATGGCCACCGAGCTACTCACTGGGTAACCCCTCTTGGACACTGTCCTTTTCCTATGAAGCAGAACGGACTGCTGTATTCCAAACCACGAGATGTCTCATCTAGACTGCCTCCTGATAAGCCAGAGCTTGTGGTCCAAAGCCTGTTCCTATCTGACTTACTGCCATTTAGCCACAGAAGGCTGGAGAGCAAGCGTGCAAGTCAGCCCTGGCCAAATTATGTTCTGTGGACTGACTCCTTCACCCACCATTTACAAATAGGATCCTCTGGTGCCAACACTAATCGTTCCTGAACGACAAGGATGGGTTTTAGAAACTGCTACCGTGAAGTTTTTTCCCCAAGCAGTAGTGAaaaactagattttttaaaagtgccttTTAATTCACTGTTGTCTGTGAGTCTGAGTGTGTAACAGCGTCTCAAATTTTGCCTATTTCAGTCTTTAATGGGtgccatttaaaaaacacaaaatgctgtaatttttttttttaccgtttTGTTTACTATCAGTGTATCTCTATAAATCACCCCTGTGGTGACTAAACTGCACTAATCTTTTCCAACTtattctcatttgtgaaatataTCCATGCCGACTTCTGGTAAGACCTGTTCCGTGACCAACTTGAATGGCTGCTGTGTGCTATTGTTTCTGTTCTGTGTTCTTCTCCGTGTAACTGGCAGAGGTGGGCTGTCGCAGGGGAAGGGGGTGTGTGAATGCCTTCGGCCTCCAGCAGAGCCTAGCTCATACCCCACTCTAACATGTTTCTGTAATTCACGGTGCCAAGAGTACACTGCAGAGTTCTAGAGTTCTAGCCCAGTGGTCACATAACTTTAGgccctttcttctcttcccaagTGAATCCCAACTAGGAGTCAGGAGGGTGGAAACCCAATTGTAGGCCACAGACAGAGCCAGCGCACtttagggggtggggtggggagggaacttGAATACTGCCTCACTGTGATGGGGGGTATGGAGctgtccttccttgcctcccaATTAAACACTTCACTAACGAGTCCTCATGGTTCTGGAATATATCCTGGGCACGCATTTGCACACACCGTTCCCCGCTCCCACATGTTCTTCAAAACCGTGACAaccgggacctccctggtggtgcagtggttaagacgccacgctcccagtgcagggggcccgggttcgatccctggccagggaactagagcccacacgcATGTCGCAactgagttcacatgccgcaactaaaacagCCGGCGAGTCAcgactaaggagcccgtgagccacaactgaggagcccacctgccacactAAGACccgatagatagataaataaaacaaaacagaaaaacaaacaaacccacgaCAACCCACCTCAGGCAGAAGATGATTACACCCATCCTTTAAACACGTCTCTGCTGTGGCTACCAGACAGTACCGGCGCAGCCCCTTTGAGGTCCCCTGAATGGAGAGTTCACACCGTGGGGCAGAAGTCCTCGGATTCAGAAGGGACCCATTTTCCTGAGGTCACTGACCTCCCGCCCACCCAACATTTAATGTTCTTGGGCCAACCCTCTCCTTTTACACTGGTTGCAGGCCTTGTGGGCACACAAATCACATGGCCAACTGGTAGCAGAAAAGAGTCCTTTTCCTAGTTCCTGCCCTTTCCAAGATACTGCGAAATGACTCTTAAAGAGAGTTTCAGTGCAACAGAACACACGTACCTTGGGATTTGTCCACCTGGGTGGTTTCACCTTTAGACTCATTTGCCAAATTCTAGGCTGGAGATGTCCAGTGATGAACATGTTCCTCCCAGCTTGACTTGATCTTCAAGACTGGCTGAGCCCAATTTCAGAGCGCACTGATGAGCCTAGACTATTGATAAGAAAGTCTCAAAAGAGGCAAGATAAAACTCAAAAGAGAATTTTATTACAATTTGTATGTTACAAATACCTAAGAAACCATTTTCTTTACAATGCTGTCAGATTTTGGGGCTTGTGTACAATTTCACATAACCGAAAAATTTGTGTTTTTCAGTTGTCGCCCCTGTAGACCCGGCCACGTTGAGGCCCAGCTGTTTTCTGACCCACGAAGGTCAGAAGTTGCTGATCTTCTGCAGGAGGGTTTGGCGCCGCTCCTCGGGGCTGATGTTCTCGGCGATGGACTTTAAGAAGTGCTGCTCGTTTACCCTCTGGAGCAAGGAGCTGACAGAAGGGTTGGTCTTGCTCAGGGTTTCGTAGCAGGTGAGGATCTCCAAGGCCAAAACATACAGGGGTTCACACACCTCCTGGTGGAGCATGGCCATGATGTGCAGAACGTGACAGAACACCTGGGTgtaaaaaaacagggcttcctggGTCAGGTCCTGCTCTTGTCCTTGGGCCCGAGGGCCAAGTGACTGTATCAACCGAACAGAGTCCAGGAGGCTGGTCAGGCTGTTGCAGAGGAGCTTGACCACATGGCTCCAGCCTTCCACAGGGAGCCAGTTATGGCAACTCTGGctgcagagaaactggaaagCTCTCAGCAAGAGTACGGAGAGCTGGAGCTCCTGGGCAAAGGGCTTCAGGTTGAGCAGAGGGACAGACTGAATGTACTCCAGGCTGTAGGGCACATGCAGGAGCTGCTTCTCCAACAGTCTCCTGGTCAGCTGCTGAAGGCACTGCCACTCCTGGGGGCTGCACCACGGCATGACCTGCACCAGGGCCACCAGGAAGCCCTTGCTGAACAACGTGACCTCCTCAGGGTTGCCCACGTCCACCACCAGCAGGGCGAGCATCTGCTcagagatgccgctggagacggaggAGCACTCCATCCAGGCCAGGAGGCCTGTGCCGGGCCCATACCTGGGGTGGGCCTGGCAGGTCCACTTGTCCTCAGAAAGCTTACAGATCTCAAAGAGCGTGGCTGGCACCTCACACTTGAAGTGGCCCTCAAAGAAGCTCTTCAGTCTCAGGCCCACAGTCCAGTCCAGCTGCTCCAGCTTCCGGTGGAGCCAGGACAGGGACTTGACCCAGGCGTCCGGGGAGAAGGTCTCGGCGTTAGCCGACACCACCTCACAGAGGAGCTCCAGGATGTGGATCACCAGGTCCTTCCCGTCCAGGGGGAGGCAGCGCTGCTCCTTGGGGAGCTGCCAGTATCTGCTGAAGCCATCCAGGAGCTGGCACAGGCTGAAGATGAGGGGGAACGGAGAGCAGGTCTGCAGCCAGTACTCCTCTAGACATGTGTTTGCTTCCAGAGTCTGGATGAAGATCCTCAGACTGAGGTCCACCTCTTTGACATCGAGCATCAGGAAAGGCAGGACGAATTCCTTTAGCACCTCATCTGGCTCGAGAAGAGCAGCAACTGGAATCCCTTGGGGCTTCACAGGACTCACCAGGCATCTCAGGAGCTCCAGAAACTGCTTCTCTTCCCTGGGTGTAGAGAACTTCATCCAGACTGTTTCTTTGAGGCAGGACACCACGAACGTGGTGGACGGATTTGGACCCTGCTCTTCCGCGAACCTGAGGGCGGGGAAGGCGGTGAGAATCTGAGCCAGGAACCCGTGGGTGCCAAGGTTGAGCACGGCCATGCTGCACACTTTCTTCACCGTGCTCTCCGGGTGCAGGATGACTAGGCGGGCCACAGAAGCGATGGCCTTAGCCAAGCCCCGCTCAGAAGCGCTCTGCGCGAGCTGGTTAAAAGTCGTGTTGAGGTCTTCCTGAAACCCCTCCAAGTGACCCAACAACTTTTCAGAGAGGCCCTTGCGCCCCCAGGAGAGCAGGACGCCCGAGAGGACTTTATTTTTATCAGGCAGCGAGAGGTGTGCATGACACTCCAGGATCAAGTCGATGACCTGTTTGATCTGGGGTCTGGGGACGGCCCCGTCTGCCGCGCTTACGTCCACCACTGCTTCCAGCAGCCCTAACACCAGGCCGGGCTCCCGGAAGACAGCCCGGCTGCTGGCCAGGCAGGCCAGCCACTCATCCGAGAAGGCCCACTTCCTCTCAGAAGCGAAAATGTAGCACATTTCCATGTGCCGGTCCATCTTCTGCTCGATGATGGCCATGGCGATGGAGGCAGTGATGTCCTT
Protein-coding sequences here:
- the TLCD3A gene encoding TLC domain-containing protein 3A isoform X3, translated to MTATLTGREAGDPAPRGPLLSGSRCPPSHRGRNDPSWHWLAREYVWLLIPYMIYDSYAMYLCEWYRTGDQSSRHSLTIFRNFLRKNRLMITHHAVILFGLVPVAQRLRGELGDFFVGCIFTAELSTPFVSLGRVLIQLKQQHTLLYKVNGILTLTTFFLCRILLFPFMYWSYGQQQGLSLLQVPFHIPFYCSVANAFLIAPQIYWFSLLCKKAVRLFDAPPAKKDG
- the GEMIN4 gene encoding gem-associated protein 4; this encodes MDLGPLNICEEMTVLHGGFLLAEQLFRPKTLAELTKSDWEYVGRPIVEALREISSATACSQPFAWKKKALIIIWAKALQPYPVPPSDTETLWQEDVFFSVGNMIPTINHTVLFELLKSLEASRLFIQLLMALPTAVCRAELERFLEHVTIDTSPKDVAFFLDVWWEMMKHKGNQQDPLLSQFRAVALKYLSSSDEFSHPPKRFKSDLEVCPTMPLLAMLLAGLKQIQARILCPGMKCCALANLADMLTVFALTEDDPQKVSATVYLDKLATVISVWNSDAQNPYHQQALAEKVKEAERDISLTSAARLPSETILAGFEFLRSLLREWREGLRATLSGSQGTSYSSYRLCDSLASFSQSLKLYLDTTGLRREERQVASELAECVGDFLRDTNAVLKDKGFKKDITASIAMAIIEQKMDRHMEMCYIFASERKWAFSDEWLACLASSRAVFREPGLVLGLLEAVVDVSAADGAVPRPQIKQVIDLILECHAHLSLPDKNKVLSGVLLSWGRKGLSEKLLGHLEGFQEDLNTTFNQLAQSASERGLAKAIASVARLVILHPESTVKKVCSMAVLNLGTHGFLAQILTAFPALRFAEEQGPNPSTTFVVSCLKETVWMKFSTPREEKQFLELLRCLVSPVKPQGIPVAALLEPDEVLKEFVLPFLMLDVKEVDLSLRIFIQTLEANTCLEEYWLQTCSPFPLIFSLCQLLDGFSRYWQLPKEQRCLPLDGKDLVIHILELLCEVVSANAETFSPDAWVKSLSWLHRKLEQLDWTVGLRLKSFFEGHFKCEVPATLFEICKLSEDKWTCQAHPRYGPGTGLLAWMECSSVSSGISEQMLALLVVDVGNPEEVTLFSKGFLVALVQVMPWCSPQEWQCLQQLTRRLLEKQLLHVPYSLEYIQSVPLLNLKPFAQELQLSVLLLRAFQFLCSQSCHNWLPVEGWSHVVKLLCNSLTSLLDSVRLIQSLGPRAQGQEQDLTQEALFFYTQVFCHVLHIMAMLHQEVCEPLYVLALEILTCYETLSKTNPSVSSLLQRVNEQHFLKSIAENISPEERRQTLLQKISNF